Sequence from the Pseudomonadota bacterium genome:
ACGGGGACTGGGAAGCATTCGACAACTTCGTTCACGAACGCTTACGAGCAGCCGCCCACCTCAACGCCGCCCCAGAGCGCATTCAGACCCAGATTCCTCAGCAATTGCCAGAGGCTGCATGACCAACATCACCCGATCTGCCCCCGAAGCTTTTAAGCAAGGAGAGCCTAGGGTTTGTTCTCGGACTTGAGCTGTCGGTAGGAATCACACTCTTCCAGAAGCCTGGACAGATGTCGAACGCGTAGTATCGGTTCTTGGCTGTGATGAAGACGTCCGAGTCAACGACGTAGAACCGCGGGACCACCATTAGAGCTCGACCCCCAAGCGCTGTGCGTATTCTTGAAAGGCCCCGCTACGAAGGCCAGTTAGGTCGTAGGCTTCCTTGAAGCCGATCCGGCCCTCCAGCGCGGCTCGAACAACGTGCCCCGCAAAGAGAGCACCTACCCGCGTGTTTTGGTTGTTGTAGAAATCGCCACCACCCGTCCGCCGCCCGCCACGGCGGCGCTCTTCTTTGACGTACGCACGGTAGAAGGCAAAGAATGTCTCGCGTCCAACCAGGCGCAAATCCAGCGCCCGGCGGGCAACGACAATGGGGCTGACCTTGAACTCGCGGGCAAGCGTGCCGAAAGAATCCTGATCGCGCTTGACATCCGCCCAACGGGGCTTGAGTGCTTGCGCGGGGATCAGGAACTCGGCCGCGGCTTGATTGCACCAGTCCTCCACCTCCGTGCCGCGTGGGAGGAGGTCCTCGAACCCCGAAAGTCCCTCCGCTCCCAGCCACAGGTGCGCCAACTCGTGGGCAAGCGTGAACATCTGCGCCGATTTCGCATCCGCCCCGTTGACGAAAACAAGAGGTGCGTAAGGATCGCTCAACGCGAAGCCGCGGAACTCCGCTACGTTCAGCTTGCGATGCGTGTTGTTGCCCACGATCGCATTGATCACGGCCATGACACCAAGTGCTTCGATCGCACGCCGCAACTCGAGCACCGCTTCTTGCCACGTGCCGATGCCACGAGCCCATCCATCCTCCAGGGAGAGGATGCGCCGCATTTCGTTTCCGATGGCCTGGGGCACGTCGCTAACGCGGGCACTGCCCACAAGCGCAAGCGGCTCCGCTCCGTTTTCCAGGAGCGTTTCGCGCAGCCAAGCCTGGCGCCGCTGCATGGCGTAGATCGTATCGAGTAGGTCGGGACTCGGTCGCTGCAATTGAGCGCCGGGGACGGTACGGAAGTCCGGGATCGGGAGCGGCTCCTCGGGCGGCTCTGGGAGGAAGAGGTAGCCGATGGGGACGCGTGCGACCCTCGCGAAGTCCTCGAGCTGCTTGAACGTGGGCTTCGCTCCACCCGCGACCCACTCGGAAAGCTTGGGGAAGCTGTCGGCAAACGCATCGACGCCAAGCCCCGCGCGCTCGCATGCCCATTCGAGAAGCTCTGGCTTGACGTGCACGCGTGCGGTCACCATGAGCCGTTCTCGGTGACGCTCCGGGTGAGTGCTCCTGGCATCCCGCGGACTGCACTGGGACGCAGGCGCACTCGGGCCAGCACCCTGTGCTCGATTACCCAATCTCGACGGCCACGCAGAGTGACCTGACCGTTCCGGCATGCACTCACGACGCCATCATACTCCTTCGGCGCCGAGAAGTTGGCGCCGGTCGTCGGGTGGTACAAAGCGTACCAGCGAATCTAACGCCGCTGCACTGAACTCGTCCCACCCTTCGGCGTCCCACGCCAGTCCGTCCTCGTCCCTAGTGAACTCACCCTCCGCGGGTGGCGCTATGGCGTACGCTTGGCCGCAGCATGCCCTGGACGCGAGCGCCGGGCGGGCCCGGTCGCAGCAGCTCCTCGCGCGAGAACTTCTCGACCAACGCTTGCAGTTCCTGGACTGTCTCCCGGCTACTCAAGACCCGTTCAGCATACCAAACTTGCGCCACGGGATCCCGCCGACCGCCATCCCGGTGACCCAGATACCGAGCATGCGGCTTCTTCGCTGGGGTAATGAACCCGCATCGCCCGTGCACACCGCCAGCGCGACCATGGCGACGGAACTCTCATCGAGCAGCAGTTTCGCGTGTTTGCGGCCGCCCAACCCGCGGATAGGTAGCTCCAGCAGCGCGGCCCTGAAAATGGGCCCAGCCCAACTGTCGCCGCAACGCGGCGACAAATCTCCTGGTCGGGAAGGGTGACGCGACGTCGACGGGAACAGATCCCGTCGAGACTACTCACGTGTAGGTCCAGCTCGATTTCGCGCTTTTCTTAGCAGCCCCACCCAGGTGCATTGACCTCGTCCCAGGCCCTCCGCGTCCCAGGCCAGCCCCTCGTTGTCGCTCGACAACTCGCCCTCCGCGGGCGGCACCGCAGCGTGCGCCTCGCCTCGCACCCTTTGGTGGCAAGGTACAGTACGAGGCGGGCCAGTCGAAGAAGCTCCCCGCGTGACCGCTTCTCGACCAGTGACTTGAGCTCCAGGGATGTACATGGTCTGCTCAAGATCCGTTCAGTATACAAAATCTGGGAAGCATCTCGCGGAACCGGCGTCCCATCGATAGAGCGGCGGGTGTCAAGTACATGCAATGGTCCCCTCCAGCAGCCCGGTGCGCAGTCGGCAATACGAGAAGTGGGCGCCAGCCGAGAAGGACGGCACAGGAGTCGCGACTCACCCATCGATACGTGCTTTGAATCCGGCCTCACGTTGCCGGGGCACAGGAGGCTGGTCGAGGAAATGGTGCTTTCAGCGTTTCGACGTCTTGGCGTCGGGGTCATGTTCGCACTCATTCCGATTGACGGACTCGCTGCTTCAGTCCACCGCGGCGTGTAGCACGCGAAATCTGATCTAGGTGGCGAGCTTGGGATCGTACTCCTGCTCGCGAAGCCAAATGGCCCACAGCACTCGAGCCCCGCGTTGACCATTCCTGGAATGCTCTGACCGGGGCGAATCTCGGCCTCGTCCAGCCAGACCATGAGGCGCGGCTCTTCGGGGGTCGTCTTCGATGTCCGCCGCCAGTTGGCGCACGACATCCTTGTTGGCGCTGCGATGTGAAAGGAAGGCATCGCGCCGAATTGAGGCAGTCAACCGTCCAGTTCTTGCCCTTCGGGCTGACGTCATACACTTTGCGCTTGGCCATTTCGTACTGCTCCTTCTGTTCGGACTACTGCTTCACGAGCTCGCGAAAAGACGCGAAGCTCATCTTGAACCTGTGCCTCTCCAGCACGGCCTTGTCGGCGTCCGCTTCCTCGACCGTGATAAGGCCCGCATCGATGGCGAGAACGAAGAGATCTTGGGTGCGGAGGATGTTGAACTCGCCCAAGCGTGTCTTGGCTTCGCGTCGGAAGCGTCTCTTCTCGTCCGATGCCACCATCCAGCCGTTCGTCGCGGCAAGAGCGAGACAGGCGGCTTCGCCACGGTCGACGCGGGTGACGAGCTCCGCGAAGAGCGCGAGGGCACCCATGTCGGTCACTGCCTCGACGCGTAGCCACCCTTGCGTAACAGCTTCGTCCAACACCGCTGCCTGATCCGGATTCGTGATCTCTAGACGCACGTGGTCGGGTACGACGAATTGATAGCCGGTAAGATCGTTGAGCAGTGAGAGCCGTGTGACGTGCATCAAGTTGATGAGCACGTTTGCGTCGGTGACGACAACTCGGTGCGAAGGGGTGGACATCAGACATCGATGGAAGCGGGTTCCGCATCATCGAGACCTGCGTCCTCGATCAATCGGGCTAGTTCATCAGTGGTGAGCCGGACCATCGACACGAGCTCCTTTAGCTTCCCTCGCGAGATTTCGTCTCGTCGGTAGGCCTCCAGTGCAAGGCCGAGAAATCGATGGCGGAACTCGTTGCGGACGCTCTGATGATCGGGCTCGGGAAGTCCTAGGAGGTCGGCCAGCTCCTTTCCCTTTCCCGACTGATCCAATGCCTTCAGGCGATCGAAGTCTGGTCCAGTGACAAGTCGCAGGTTGCGCAGACGATAGAGGGCCGCACTGCGGCTTACGCCGAAATGGTGGGCCATCTGAACGACGTCGTAGAGCTGAACAGCTTGGCTGCCGGGCTCCGTTCGACCCTCGACATTGAGAGCCCCAGCCTCGTCGAAGACATCAGTGTAGATGCGGCTCGGCTTGCCTTTGCCCAGCGTGGCGATGAACTGCCGAACGCCCTCTTCCGGCATGAGGAAGTTCGCCGCAAACGAGTTGGCGCGTACCTCCATCAGATCATCTCGTTCCGAGGCACGGCTAACGAGGCCAAAACGGTCACGGTCTACGACGACATGCGCGTACTCATGCGCGAACGAGAACCGTCGCCGTAGGAGGTGGTGAGTTCGATTTGCTACGACGAACAGTCCCACGTTGCGATCGCTCAGCGTGAGTCCTGAGACGTCATCCGGAAGGTCTACGACTCCGGTGCGTACTCCCTGCATCTCGAGCAACTCCGTGATGTCCGGAGATGGGCCGACACCAAGGCCGAGGCGACGCCGTTCTTCATCGGCGAGTCGCGTGCCTTGCTGGATCGCCTCCCAGCGACTCCGTGGTTGGGGGAACGGGTACGTCGCGACGGCGGAGAGGTCTCGATTGATATCGACCAGGGACTCGAGGTTGGTGAGCTCCCTCCCGAGAGCCATGCATTCTCGAAGCTTGTCAACGACCGCTGGCTGCCCCGCGACATCAGGTTGAGCACGAAACAGGGCGCCGAGCGCGTCCTGCTGCTCGAAGGAGTCCGCGACGAACTCGCGCATGTCGCGTCCGAAGATGTACGCCAGGCGGTCGAGCTCGATGCTCAAGACGGAGCGCTTGCCGCCCTCGATCTGGACGACGGTCGAACGCGAAACGCCCAACTCGGAAGCGACCTCATCCTGGGTCATCCGATTCGCCTCGCGCGCCGCCCGGATCCTCTTGCCTAGCTCTTTTTGGGTAAGGGGCATAATGGACCTCCAGAGAACGGGGCAAGGCTCTCCAGCGCGCAACACTGGTCGGCGGTCTGAATCGGGCGAGCGTGTGGCATCCCCTAGAAAGGTAGCTATTCAACCTACTAATGTCAAACCAAGGATATGAAGTTAGATAATGCCCCTCAGGTCGCACCGGAAAATTGCCCGTGGATTCCAGCGAGTCATCCCTCTCGTGGACCCTCATTCGAGGACACTCGGGGCATCCTCTTCATCGCCATCATTGGGCAAAGCCGCTCTTTACGGTAGCTTCGGCGTCCGCCCCCGGGGGCGGCCTGCGTGACATGGAGCTGGCCCCGGTGAGGAAAGCCGATGACCGGGACGCCGACGCCGCAGACGGTACTGGAAGCGCTCAACCAGGAGCGCCTGCTCGATCTGAGCCGGAGCTTCGGGATCGGGCTGCAGTCCGGGCGGCAGACGAAGGGGCGGATGGCCGCCCACCTGGGAAGTCAGCTCTCCGGGAGGCTCCCGGCGATCCTGCTCGAGCTCGGGCGTGACGAGCTTCGCTCCGTGTGCCGGCGGCACGGGATCGCGGATGATGGCCGGAGCCGCCGCGATCTCCAGGAGCGGCTGCTCGAGGCCGCGGGGATCGATCCGAAGCGGACCATTCCTCCTCCTCCGGCCCACCACCACGAGGGGCTTCCCCAGGCCGGCCAGGTGGTTCAGGCCCGTCACCGGCAGTGGATGGTCGAAGAGGTCGTGCCGGGCGGCGACACGGACTCGGCGCTCGTCGAGATGGTGTGCCTCGACGACGACGCACCCGGGCAGCCGCTGGAAGTGCTTTGGGATCTCGAAGTTGGAGCGCAGATCAAAGACCCCTCGGCGGAGGGCCTCGACCCAAGGGGCCGTCTGGATCCGCCGGGGCACTTCGGGGCGTACCTGCACGCGCTGAAGTGGAGCGCGGTCAGCGCTGCCGATGCGACGCGCTTCCAGGCGCCCTTCCGCGCGGGCATCAAACTGATGGCCCATCAGCTCACGCCGCTGATGAAGGCGCTGGAGCTTCCGCGGGCGAATCTGTTCATCGCGGATGACGTGGGCCTCGGCAAGACCATCGAAGCGGGCCTGGTCCTTCAGGAGCTTCTTCTTCGCCAGCAAGCGGACTTCGTCCTCGTCGCGTGTCCGGCTTCGATATGCCTTCAGTGGCGCGACGAAATGCAGCGCCGGTTCGGTCTCCGCTTCGAGGTGATGACCCAGAAGTTCGTGGCCTACCGCCGCCAGGATCGGGGCTTCGGCGTGAACCCGTGGGCCACGCACAACCGGTTCATCATCTCGCACCAGCTCCTCCGGCGCTCGGAGTACTTCGATCCGCTGATGGCGCACCTCGGGCCGCGCGCACGCAAGGGTCTGCTCATTCTCGATGAAGCCCACGTCGCCGCGCCCGCGAGCCGGAGCAAGTACGCCGTCGACAGCGACACCACCACCGTCATCCGCGAGCTCGCCCGCAAGTTCGATAACCGCCTCTTTCTGAGCGCCACACCCCACAACGGGCACTCCAACAGCTTCAGCTCGCTGCTCGAAATCCTCGATCCCGCCCGGTTCACCCGTGGCGTCCCCATCGAGGGCCCCGAGACGCTCATGCCCGTGATGGTGCGGCGCCTGAAGCGGGACCTTCGCCAGCTCGACGTCGAACGTTTCCCTCGAAGGCTCCTCGTCCAGCTTGCGCTCACCCACGACGGCAAAGAATGGTCGGCCAAAGAGACCAGCTTCGATGCCGAGACTCGAGAGGAACGCGAAGGCGACACGCGAGCGCTGGGCGGCAGCGACAGCACCGAGCTCGACCTCGCCCACAAGCTCGCCCGCTACACGGAGCTGTGCGCCCCGAAGAAGGGGCGCGGACGACTCACCTTCATCCGCCTCCAGCAGCGGCTCTTGTCCAGCCCGGAGGCGTTTGCGCGAACCCTCGAAGTCCACGCGCGAGCCGTGATGGAACGCGGCGGGCCCGTCGTGCGATCCACCGCCGCGCTCCAAGAAGATCTGGTCACCGAGGCCGACGCCGACGTGCACGGCGTGGATGAAGACGCTGTCGCCGCCGAAGACGATGTCGCCGTCTCAAAGGACAGCGCGGCGCTTCCCACGCCCACCGAAGAAGCCGCGGCGCTGCTTTCCGACTTGCGCGCCACGGCCGAGCAAGCGCGAAAGCACCCGGACGCCAAGATTCGTGCGCTCCTTGCTTGGATGCGTACCTGCCAATGCCCAGCCGTCGGCGAAACCCAAGACGGCGCGGACCGCGCCTGGACCGATCGCCGCGTCATCATCTTCACGGAATGGGGCGACACCAAGCGCTACCTCCTCGAGCTCCTCGACCAGGCGGTCTCCGGCACCGACCGCGGCGACGAGCGGATCATGGCCTTCCACGGAGGCATGGGCGACGACGCTCGCGACGAGGTTCAGCGCGCGTTCAACACGCCGCCTGACGAACACCCGGTTCGCATCCTGATCGCGACCGACGCCGCGGGCGAGGGCATCAACCTCCAGGCGCATTGCGCCGACCTCTTTCATTTCGATCTGCCCTGGAACCCGGCCCGCCTCGAACAGCGGAACGGCCGCATCGACCGCACCCTTCAACCGGCACCCGAAGTTCGATGCCACTACTTCATCTATCCCGATCGTCCCGAAGACCGGGTTCTCGAAACCCTCGTTCGCAAGGTCGAGATCGTCCAGAAGGAGCTCGGCTCCCTCGGCGCGGTGCTCTTGAAGGACATCGAGTCCACTATGGCGCCGGGCATCCAGGACAAGACCCAATCCCAGCTCGAGCTCATCGGCCAGGATGCGAGCACGGCAACGCTCGATGCCGAGCTGGAATCCCAGCGCCGGGTCATCGCCAAGCTCGAAGCCGAACGGGCGAAGGCCGCGCGGCGCCTCGAAGCCTCCGAACGCGCGTTGAAGGTGAGCTCCGAGTCCCTTCGCGGCGTGGTCGAGGTCGGCTTGCGCATGGCCGGTGCCCCGGGTCTTGCGGCAGGTGAGCCGACTCGTGAAGGCCGCAAGACCTACAGCCTTCCCGAGCTCGATCGTTCCTGGGACCGCACCCTCGATAGCCTCCGCCCGCCGCGTTCACGGGGCGAGGCCTTTTGGGAGTGGCGCCAGCGCCCGCCGCGACCGGTCACCTTCGAACCGCTCGCACGGCTGACCGAAGCCACCGAGCAACTCCACCTGGCCCATCCCTTCGTCAAGCGCATCCTCGATCGCTTCCTGGCCCAGGGCTTTGGCGCACACGACCTGAGCCGCGTCGCCAGCGTGATCGCGCCCGATGACAGCGTGATTCGGGCGGTCGGATACGCGCGCCTGAGCCTCTTCGGGCCGGGGGCGGCCCGGCTCCACGACGAGATCATCGCTGTTGCCGCGGCCTGGGATGGCTCCGCTACAACCCTGACGCCCTACAAGGACGCCGCCACCATTGCGAAGGCTGTCGAGACCGCGGAGTCGCTTCTCGCCAAGGGCGCCCCAGCGCTTCCCAGCGCTACCCAGAAGCGGATCGCGGAGCACGCCGCCGATCTCTACCGATCGCTGTGGCCCTTCCTCGATGACGAAGCGGATGCCCGCGCCGCCGCCGCCAAGAACGGCCTCGGTCAGCGGGCGCGTCGCGAGGCTGGAGAGCTCCGGACGCTCTTGAGCCGTCAGAAACGAGCCATCGAAGAGCGGCTGCGGATCGTGGGCCAAATGGAGCTCTTCGAGATTGCCGAGACCAAGACCGACAAGGAACAGCAGCGCCAGCTCCGCCTCGATCACGAGTTCATGAAGGCGCGCCTCTCGAGCATCGACGAAGAGCTCCAGACCGAACCTGACGCCATCGAGTCCCTGTACGACGTGCGCATGACCCGCGTCTCGCCGGTGGGGATGGTGGTGAGCTGGCCCGAGTTCATGACATGAAGGGGCCGATGACGTGAAGGACGCGGACATCGGCTTCCACAAGGAATGGATCGGTCTCGCCCAACC
This genomic interval carries:
- a CDS encoding ImmA/IrrE family metallo-endopeptidase — translated: MVTARVHVKPELLEWACERAGLGVDAFADSFPKLSEWVAGGAKPTFKQLEDFARVARVPIGYLFLPEPPEEPLPIPDFRTVPGAQLQRPSPDLLDTIYAMQRRQAWLRETLLENGAEPLALVGSARVSDVPQAIGNEMRRILSLEDGWARGIGTWQEAVLELRRAIEALGVMAVINAIVGNNTHRKLNVAEFRGFALSDPYAPLVFVNGADAKSAQMFTLAHELAHLWLGAEGLSGFEDLLPRGTEVEDWCNQAAAEFLIPAQALKPRWADVKRDQDSFGTLAREFKVSPIVVARRALDLRLVGRETFFAFYRAYVKEERRRGGRRTGGGDFYNNQNTRVGALFAGHVVRAALEGRIGFKEAYDLTGLRSGAFQEYAQRLGVEL
- the drmD gene encoding DISARM system SNF2-like helicase DrmD, encoding MTGTPTPQTVLEALNQERLLDLSRSFGIGLQSGRQTKGRMAAHLGSQLSGRLPAILLELGRDELRSVCRRHGIADDGRSRRDLQERLLEAAGIDPKRTIPPPPAHHHEGLPQAGQVVQARHRQWMVEEVVPGGDTDSALVEMVCLDDDAPGQPLEVLWDLEVGAQIKDPSAEGLDPRGRLDPPGHFGAYLHALKWSAVSAADATRFQAPFRAGIKLMAHQLTPLMKALELPRANLFIADDVGLGKTIEAGLVLQELLLRQQADFVLVACPASICLQWRDEMQRRFGLRFEVMTQKFVAYRRQDRGFGVNPWATHNRFIISHQLLRRSEYFDPLMAHLGPRARKGLLILDEAHVAAPASRSKYAVDSDTTTVIRELARKFDNRLFLSATPHNGHSNSFSSLLEILDPARFTRGVPIEGPETLMPVMVRRLKRDLRQLDVERFPRRLLVQLALTHDGKEWSAKETSFDAETREEREGDTRALGGSDSTELDLAHKLARYTELCAPKKGRGRLTFIRLQQRLLSSPEAFARTLEVHARAVMERGGPVVRSTAALQEDLVTEADADVHGVDEDAVAAEDDVAVSKDSAALPTPTEEAAALLSDLRATAEQARKHPDAKIRALLAWMRTCQCPAVGETQDGADRAWTDRRVIIFTEWGDTKRYLLELLDQAVSGTDRGDERIMAFHGGMGDDARDEVQRAFNTPPDEHPVRILIATDAAGEGINLQAHCADLFHFDLPWNPARLEQRNGRIDRTLQPAPEVRCHYFIYPDRPEDRVLETLVRKVEIVQKELGSLGAVLLKDIESTMAPGIQDKTQSQLELIGQDASTATLDAELESQRRVIAKLEAERAKAARRLEASERALKVSSESLRGVVEVGLRMAGAPGLAAGEPTREGRKTYSLPELDRSWDRTLDSLRPPRSRGEAFWEWRQRPPRPVTFEPLARLTEATEQLHLAHPFVKRILDRFLAQGFGAHDLSRVASVIAPDDSVIRAVGYARLSLFGPGAARLHDEIIAVAAAWDGSATTLTPYKDAATIAKAVETAESLLAKGAPALPSATQKRIAEHAADLYRSLWPFLDDEADARAAAAKNGLGQRARREAGELRTLLSRQKRAIEERLRIVGQMELFEIAETKTDKEQQRQLRLDHEFMKARLSSIDEELQTEPDAIESLYDVRMTRVSPVGMVVSWPEFMT
- a CDS encoding DUF4411 family protein; this encodes MVVPRFYVVDSDVFITAKNRYYAFDICPGFWKSVIPTDSSSPRTNPRLSLLKSFGGRSGDVGHAASGNC
- a CDS encoding XRE family transcriptional regulator, which gives rise to MPLTQKELGKRIRAAREANRMTQDEVASELGVSRSTVVQIEGGKRSVLSIELDRLAYIFGRDMREFVADSFEQQDALGALFRAQPDVAGQPAVVDKLRECMALGRELTNLESLVDINRDLSAVATYPFPQPRSRWEAIQQGTRLADEERRRLGLGVGPSPDITELLEMQGVRTGVVDLPDDVSGLTLSDRNVGLFVVANRTHHLLRRRFSFAHEYAHVVVDRDRFGLVSRASERDDLMEVRANSFAANFLMPEEGVRQFIATLGKGKPSRIYTDVFDEAGALNVEGRTEPGSQAVQLYDVVQMAHHFGVSRSAALYRLRNLRLVTGPDFDRLKALDQSGKGKELADLLGLPEPDHQSVRNEFRHRFLGLALEAYRRDEISRGKLKELVSMVRLTTDELARLIEDAGLDDAEPASIDV